Genomic DNA from Polyodon spathula isolate WHYD16114869_AA chromosome 8, ASM1765450v1, whole genome shotgun sequence:
GAGGATTTGCAGGTTTAAACTGGATTTATTACCAAGAGCATTCTTTTCACTTCCAGAATGAATGCTGTACtgtctttcagtttgtttttattcagctGTGCTTTGGTGTTCCCTAGGCCTTTTGATACAATACAGGAGAACATTCCTACAAAAGGGTAAGTAGTCACTGAAATTACTATGTAACTATCATTGGAATATGTATCTCCatgaaaatgtaacatgtttGACCAATACTGAAAAACAGCACTGCTGATACACAATTACCTATAAGGAGCATGAGATGTTTCCAATTCTTCAAAACAGATTTACTGTATGAAGGCTTTCTAACACACCTGATGTCTTTAAATTCCTAGCTAAGTCAAGTTTTTACCAGACATGGTAGCTTCTTCACTAATTCCTTTCAGAGCAAGCCCAATTAAGTTAGCTTTTAAATACACTTATATATGATTTATAACAAATATTTCTGGCACTAAgtaattttctgtttattttatattttagagacAATGAAGTTTacctagaaataaacaaaaccgAAGGAAACGTCACAATGTAAGTATGTACAAGTTAAACACAATTGTCCTGAGAAAGCAATAATTAAGATttcatttagaaatgttttttttttttttttttatatatatatatatatatatatatatatatatatatatatatatatataaggaatggAACTGCAAATGGAACAGT
This window encodes:
- the zgc:193726 gene encoding uncharacterized protein zgc:193726; this encodes MNAVLSFSLFLFSCALVFPRPFDTIQENIPTKGDNEVYLEINKTEGNVTIGFGSYCLLPTCALDNLAHILQTGSGDESAGSSVHDPYGNGKRK